In Ruminococcaceae bacterium BL-6, a genomic segment contains:
- the adh gene encoding NADPH-dependent butanol dehydrogenase codes for MARFTLPRDVYYGKGSLQELKKLKGKRAILVLGGGSMRRFGFLDKAVGYLKEAGMEVRLFENVEPDPSVETVMRGAAVMREFEPDWIVSMGGGSPIDAAKAMWVFYEYPDTTFEEIIQPFSFPELRRKAKFVAIPSTSGTATEVTAFSVITDYAKGIKYPLADFNITPDIAVVDPELAETMPPKLVAHTGMDALTHAIEAYVSKLNGPFTDPLALKAISMVFEYLPDSYQGDMAAREQMHYAQCLAGMAFSNALLGIVHSLAHKTGAAYSTGHIPHGCANAIYLPYVIRFNARDAQARYAEIARSVGMKGTDEELVDQLCEKIDEYNARLGIPKTLREFGIDEKEFNEKLDHIAELAVGDACTGSNPRTVTPAEMAKLLSCCYYGTEVDF; via the coding sequence ATGGCGCGTTTTACGTTACCCCGGGATGTCTATTATGGAAAAGGCTCCCTTCAGGAGCTGAAGAAGCTGAAGGGAAAGCGGGCGATCCTTGTTTTGGGCGGAGGGTCGATGAGGCGCTTCGGATTTCTGGACAAGGCGGTCGGCTACCTGAAAGAGGCCGGCATGGAAGTGCGGCTGTTTGAAAACGTGGAGCCGGACCCAAGCGTCGAGACCGTCATGAGGGGCGCGGCCGTCATGCGCGAATTCGAGCCGGACTGGATCGTCTCGATGGGCGGCGGCTCCCCGATCGACGCCGCGAAAGCCATGTGGGTGTTTTACGAATATCCCGACACCACGTTCGAGGAGATCATCCAGCCGTTCTCTTTCCCGGAGCTCCGTCGGAAAGCGAAATTCGTGGCGATCCCCTCCACATCCGGCACCGCGACGGAGGTTACCGCCTTCAGCGTGATCACCGACTACGCAAAGGGGATCAAATATCCGCTCGCCGATTTCAACATCACGCCGGATATTGCGGTGGTAGACCCGGAGCTTGCCGAGACCATGCCGCCGAAGCTCGTCGCCCACACCGGCATGGATGCGCTCACCCATGCGATCGAAGCGTATGTCTCCAAGCTGAACGGCCCGTTCACCGATCCGCTGGCGCTTAAGGCGATCAGCATGGTGTTCGAGTATCTGCCGGATTCCTATCAGGGGGACATGGCTGCGCGCGAGCAGATGCACTATGCGCAGTGCCTGGCCGGCATGGCGTTTTCCAACGCGCTGCTGGGGATCGTCCACTCGCTCGCGCACAAGACGGGCGCCGCTTACAGCACCGGGCATATTCCGCACGGCTGTGCGAACGCGATTTATCTGCCCTATGTCATCCGGTTCAATGCGAGGGACGCACAGGCGAGGTACGCGGAAATTGCCCGCTCCGTCGGGATGAAAGGCACGGATGAAGAGCTGGTCGACCAGCTTTGTGAAAAGATCGACGAGTACAACGCCCGGCTGGGCATCCCGAAGACCCTTCGGGAATTCGGGATCGACGAAAAGGAATTCAACGAAAAGCTGGACCATATCGCCGAGCTGGCCGTGGGGGATGCGTGCACGGGCTCGAACCCGCGCACGGTCACTCCCGCCGAGATGGCAAAGCTGCTGAGCTGCTGCTACTACGGCACCGAGGTCGATTTCTAA
- a CDS encoding Pyridoxal kinase, with amino-acid sequence MTQQKRVAAIHDISGFGKCSLTVALPILSAAGIETSVIPTAVLSTHTGGFTGYTYRDLTGDMKPFAEHWKSLGLTFDALYSGFLGSFEQISIVSDIFRMFRTDDNLILVDPVMADNGKLYPTYTPEMAGGMAQLCRSADIIVPNLTEAAFLLGREFFDGPYEKAYIEKVLRSLSKLGPKQVVLTGVWFDPGQLGAAGYDSETGRFSYAFAPRIEGFYHGTGDVFGSAMLSGLLNGLDLQGAMQLAVDFTCASIRRTKDAGTDVRFGVNFEAELPNLIRRLHL; translated from the coding sequence ATGACACAACAGAAAAGAGTAGCAGCCATCCACGATATTTCCGGATTCGGGAAATGCTCGCTGACGGTAGCGCTTCCCATCCTTTCCGCCGCCGGAATCGAAACGAGCGTCATCCCCACGGCGGTGCTTTCCACCCACACGGGCGGGTTCACCGGCTATACCTACCGCGATCTGACCGGCGACATGAAGCCGTTCGCGGAGCACTGGAAAAGCCTGGGCCTTACCTTTGACGCGCTTTACAGCGGCTTTCTCGGATCGTTCGAACAGATTTCGATCGTCTCGGATATTTTCCGCATGTTCCGCACCGACGACAACCTGATCCTCGTGGACCCCGTCATGGCGGACAACGGCAAGCTTTACCCCACCTACACGCCTGAAATGGCGGGCGGCATGGCGCAGCTTTGCAGAAGCGCCGATATCATCGTGCCGAACCTGACGGAAGCGGCCTTCCTTCTGGGGCGCGAATTCTTCGACGGCCCCTATGAAAAGGCATACATCGAAAAAGTCCTGCGCAGCCTGAGCAAACTCGGCCCGAAGCAGGTCGTTCTCACCGGGGTCTGGTTCGACCCGGGACAGCTGGGCGCCGCCGGATACGACAGCGAAACGGGCCGCTTCAGCTACGCGTTCGCCCCGAGAATCGAGGGCTTTTACCACGGAACGGGAGACGTGTTCGGCAGCGCGATGCTTTCCGGCCTTCTGAACGGCCTGGATCTGCAGGGCGCGATGCAGCTCGCGGTGGACTTCACCTGCGCGAGCATCCGACGCACCAAAGACGCGGGGACGGACGTGCGCTTCGGCGTGAACTTCGAGGCGGAGCTTCCGAACCTGATCCGCAGGCTGCACCTGTGA
- a CDS encoding Serine protease, DegP/HtrA, do-like — MNNPYDDFNNKNTNNDPRGEGNSYEWKAPQDSQKTYWQGDYYHSYKNPVQDAWSASPTPALQPPRKKKGKKTALKVVAGLMACLMISAGSIGGFVALVNNGYVKLNNGGSEAAFTINKVAAAPAKTSSGTATALTTQQIAKKVIPSVVCIQNYQINNTAQALWQQQGGLGGSKSGNGENGSGEEDSSGVSPTSEGSGIIATSDGYIVTNAHVVSGATSLKVILSDGKSYQAKLIGSDSVTDLALIKISATGLTPAEFGSSSDLQVADTVMAIGNPGGLEFNSSVTIGYISALNREITNSENGYTMKCIQTDAAINPGNSGGPLVNSYGQVIGINSSKIVASGYEGLGFAIPIDVAQPIISDLKQYGYVKDRAVLGISYQYLDSMTSRFYGLPTGIYVVSISSPAVSEAGIEKGDVITEVDGKTVNSSTVVTSIVASKKPGQTVSLKVTRPSTGKSFTATVKLSQSTGK; from the coding sequence ATGAACAATCCTTACGACGATTTTAACAATAAAAACACGAACAACGATCCCCGCGGCGAGGGAAACAGCTACGAATGGAAGGCCCCCCAGGACAGCCAAAAGACATATTGGCAGGGCGACTATTACCATTCCTACAAAAACCCGGTGCAGGATGCCTGGAGCGCGTCGCCCACCCCCGCCCTGCAGCCGCCGAGGAAAAAGAAGGGCAAAAAAACCGCTTTGAAGGTTGTTGCGGGCCTGATGGCCTGCCTGATGATCTCGGCGGGCTCCATCGGCGGATTCGTCGCCCTGGTCAACAACGGCTACGTCAAGCTGAACAACGGCGGCTCGGAAGCGGCCTTCACGATCAACAAGGTGGCGGCCGCCCCGGCGAAAACCTCTTCGGGCACCGCCACGGCCCTGACGACGCAGCAGATCGCGAAAAAGGTGATCCCGTCCGTCGTGTGCATCCAGAATTACCAGATTAACAACACGGCCCAGGCCTTATGGCAGCAGCAGGGCGGGCTGGGCGGAAGCAAAAGCGGGAACGGGGAGAACGGCTCGGGCGAAGAAGACTCCAGCGGCGTTTCCCCCACCAGTGAAGGCTCCGGCATCATCGCGACGAGCGACGGCTACATCGTCACAAACGCGCACGTCGTTTCCGGCGCCACCTCGCTGAAGGTCATCCTCTCCGACGGAAAATCGTATCAGGCCAAGCTCATCGGCAGCGACAGCGTCACCGACCTCGCCCTGATCAAGATCAGCGCGACGGGCCTGACCCCCGCGGAATTCGGCTCCTCCTCCGACCTGCAGGTGGCCGACACCGTGATGGCCATCGGCAACCCCGGCGGCCTGGAATTCAACTCCAGCGTCACGATCGGCTATATTTCCGCTTTGAACCGCGAAATCACGAACAGTGAAAACGGCTACACGATGAAATGCATCCAGACCGACGCCGCAATCAACCCCGGCAACTCCGGCGGGCCGCTGGTCAACAGCTACGGCCAGGTGATCGGCATCAACTCCTCCAAAATCGTGGCGTCCGGCTACGAGGGCCTCGGCTTTGCAATCCCCATCGACGTCGCCCAGCCCATCATCAGCGACCTGAAGCAGTACGGCTATGTGAAGGACCGCGCGGTGCTCGGCATCTCGTATCAATATCTGGACAGCATGACGTCGCGCTTCTACGGCCTGCCGACCGGGATCTACGTCGTTTCCATCAGCAGCCCCGCCGTCAGTGAGGCCGGGATCGAGAAAGGCGACGTCATCACTGAAGTCGACGGAAAAACCGTCAATTCCAGCACCGTCGTCACCTCGATCGTCGCTTCCAAGAAGCCGGGCCAGACCGTTTCTCTGAAAGTGACGCGGCCCAGCACGGGAAAGAGCTTTACCGCAACCGTGAAGCTCTCGCAGTCCACCGGCAAATAA
- the glnQ gene encoding glutamine ABC transporter (ATP-binding protein) (Evidence 2a : Function from experimental evidences in other organisms; PubMedId : 1856180; Product type t : transporter) has translation MSSEILKVEGIRKSFDGEEILRGISLSVREGEVLAVIGPSGSGKSTLLRCISQLETVDSGMISICGKVLVKNGPEGKAVYADRNTRREIGRHVGLVFQNFNLFPHHTVLRNIADAPVRVLRKSRREAEETARALLEKMDLSEKADAYPCQLSGGQQQRVSIARALAMNPDILFFDEPTSALDPELTGEILKVMRGLAAEHMTMVVVTHEMKFAHDVADHVVFMDGGSVLEDGTPDELFSHTKNERTRAFLTRFNENS, from the coding sequence ATGAGTTCGGAAATTTTGAAGGTCGAGGGAATCCGGAAAAGCTTTGATGGGGAAGAGATTCTGCGCGGCATCTCGCTGAGCGTGCGGGAAGGGGAAGTGCTCGCCGTGATCGGGCCGTCCGGCTCCGGGAAAAGCACGCTGCTGCGCTGCATTTCCCAGCTGGAAACCGTGGATTCCGGCATGATTTCCATCTGCGGAAAAGTGCTGGTGAAAAACGGCCCCGAAGGGAAGGCGGTGTATGCCGACCGGAATACGCGCCGGGAGATCGGGCGGCACGTGGGCCTTGTGTTCCAGAATTTCAATCTGTTCCCGCATCATACCGTCCTGCGCAATATCGCGGACGCGCCGGTGCGCGTGCTGCGCAAAAGCAGGCGGGAAGCGGAGGAGACAGCGCGCGCTTTATTGGAAAAGATGGACCTTTCCGAAAAGGCGGATGCCTATCCCTGCCAGCTTTCGGGCGGGCAGCAGCAGCGCGTTTCCATTGCCCGGGCGCTCGCGATGAATCCGGACATCCTGTTTTTCGACGAGCCCACCAGCGCGCTGGATCCGGAGCTGACCGGCGAGATTCTGAAGGTGATGCGGGGTCTTGCGGCGGAGCATATGACGATGGTCGTTGTGACTCATGAGATGAAATTCGCCCACGACGTCGCGGACCACGTCGTCTTTATGGACGGCGGGTCCGTTCTGGAGGATGGGACGCCGGATGAGCTTTTCTCCCATACCAAAAACGAGCGGACCAGGGCGTTCCTGACCCGCTTCAACGAAAATTCCTGA
- the maeB gene encoding NADP-dependent malic enzyme (conversion of malate into pyruvate, anabolic) (Evidence 2a : Function from experimental evidences in other organisms; PubMedId : 16788182, 22740702, 23136871, 24325460, 25393291; Product type e : enzyme) translates to MDYAKEALKKHREWKGKIRVAAACPVKTRDDLSIAYTPGVAEPCREISRDVSKGYDYTRRGNLVAVVTDGTAVLGLGDIGPEAGMPVMEGKCVLFREFAGVDAFPLCIRSKEPDEIVRTVEMIAGSFGGINLEDISAPRCFEIERRLKASLDIPVFHDDQHGTAVVVGAALINALKVVGKELGGVRAVVNGAGAAGIACTRFLLSLGLRDVILCDRQGAVCEGESWLNPVQREMARVTNRAHRRGTLADAVKGADVFLGVSAPDCLSQDMVRSMNRDAVIFAMANPVPEIFPEKALEAGAKIVGTGRSDYPNQINNLLAFPGIFRGALDVRASDINDEMKIAASFAIAGLVGPQELGRGCIIPSPLDRSVAPAVAKAVSEAARKSGVARI, encoded by the coding sequence ATGGATTATGCAAAGGAAGCCTTGAAAAAGCACCGGGAATGGAAAGGAAAGATCCGGGTGGCCGCGGCGTGCCCGGTGAAAACCCGCGACGACCTTTCCATTGCCTACACCCCGGGGGTGGCGGAGCCATGCCGCGAGATCAGCCGCGACGTTTCCAAGGGATACGACTATACCCGCCGGGGGAACCTGGTCGCGGTCGTCACCGACGGGACCGCCGTGCTCGGCCTGGGCGACATCGGGCCGGAGGCCGGGATGCCGGTGATGGAGGGCAAATGCGTTCTGTTCCGGGAATTTGCTGGCGTCGACGCGTTCCCGCTGTGCATCCGCTCGAAGGAGCCGGATGAGATCGTACGCACCGTCGAGATGATCGCGGGCTCCTTCGGGGGCATTAACCTGGAGGACATCTCGGCCCCCCGCTGCTTTGAGATCGAAAGGCGCCTGAAGGCTTCCCTCGACATCCCCGTGTTCCACGACGACCAGCACGGCACGGCCGTCGTGGTCGGCGCCGCCCTGATCAACGCGCTGAAGGTCGTCGGCAAAGAGCTGGGCGGCGTGCGTGCGGTCGTCAACGGCGCGGGAGCCGCCGGCATCGCCTGCACCAGGTTTCTGCTCTCCCTCGGGCTGCGGGATGTCATTCTGTGCGACAGGCAGGGCGCGGTCTGCGAAGGTGAAAGCTGGCTGAACCCGGTGCAGCGCGAAATGGCCCGGGTCACCAACCGCGCGCACCGGCGCGGCACGCTTGCGGATGCGGTGAAGGGCGCGGACGTGTTCCTCGGGGTTTCGGCCCCGGACTGCCTGAGCCAGGACATGGTGCGGTCGATGAACCGCGACGCGGTGATTTTCGCCATGGCCAACCCCGTGCCGGAAATCTTTCCCGAAAAGGCGCTGGAGGCCGGCGCGAAGATCGTTGGGACGGGCCGCTCGGATTACCCGAACCAGATCAACAACCTGCTCGCTTTCCCCGGGATTTTCCGCGGCGCGCTGGATGTGCGCGCATCCGACATCAACGACGAGATGAAGATCGCGGCGTCGTTCGCCATCGCGGGCCTGGTGGGGCCGCAGGAGCTGGGCCGCGGATGTATCATCCCTTCTCCGCTGGACCGGAGCGTCGCCCCCGCCGTGGCAAAGGCGGTGAGCGAAGCCGCCAGAAAAAGCGGTGTCGCCCGCATTTAA
- a CDS encoding Cell division protein FtsI (Peptidoglycan synthetase) has protein sequence MKTTGSRSAVLYLLAIGFLAGLCVFLYGFLFQGGNWAMQSFNRHLTGDSQLTTAGKIYDRNGVVLAKSENGKRLYNSDEEIRRAMLHTVGDTNGYISTGVQYSYRSQMGGYNLLTGLTVPTGKPTGSDITLTLDSALCKTAYEKMGGYNGAAALYNYKTGQILCMVSKPGIDPANVPKDIDTNPKYEGAYLNRVLSSSYTPGSIFKLVTSAAAIENIPDIYSRTFHCSGSITVNGNKITCTEAHGDINFRDGLAKSCNIVFAELAMELGKDKMTAEANQMGFNNAYQADGIKTAKSIYDVSKAEENDLGWSGIGQYTDLTNPYHMMMLMGAIANGGVPVQPYFIGDIKTSFGLSVKKGEAKDGARMVKESTAAALKDMMRYNVTSDYGDSMFPGLKVCAKTGTAEVGNGKKPNGWMVGFSSDPKTPYAFAVVIEQGNYGRTSAGKIASAIMAQAAKRGK, from the coding sequence ATGAAGACAACGGGCAGCCGCTCCGCGGTGCTTTATCTGCTCGCGATCGGCTTTCTGGCCGGTCTCTGCGTTTTTCTGTACGGATTTCTCTTTCAGGGCGGAAACTGGGCCATGCAGTCTTTCAACCGCCATCTGACCGGCGACAGCCAGCTGACGACCGCCGGAAAAATATACGACCGGAACGGGGTCGTCCTGGCGAAAAGCGAAAACGGAAAGCGGCTCTACAACAGCGACGAAGAGATCCGGCGCGCCATGCTCCATACCGTGGGGGACACGAACGGCTATATCTCCACCGGCGTGCAGTACAGCTACCGCTCGCAGATGGGCGGCTACAACCTTCTGACGGGCCTGACCGTCCCGACGGGCAAGCCGACCGGAAGCGACATCACCCTGACGCTGGACAGTGCCCTGTGCAAGACCGCCTATGAAAAGATGGGCGGCTACAACGGCGCCGCCGCGCTTTACAATTACAAAACCGGACAGATCCTGTGCATGGTCAGCAAGCCGGGGATCGACCCCGCGAACGTGCCGAAGGACATCGACACCAACCCCAAATACGAGGGGGCCTACCTGAACCGCGTGCTCTCCTCCAGCTACACGCCGGGCTCCATCTTCAAGCTGGTGACGAGCGCCGCGGCCATTGAGAACATCCCGGACATCTACAGCCGCACGTTCCACTGCAGCGGCAGCATCACCGTAAACGGAAACAAGATCACCTGCACGGAAGCGCACGGGGACATCAATTTCCGGGACGGGCTCGCGAAATCCTGCAACATCGTATTCGCCGAGCTCGCCATGGAACTGGGCAAGGACAAAATGACGGCCGAAGCGAACCAGATGGGGTTCAACAACGCCTATCAGGCAGACGGGATCAAAACCGCCAAGAGCATCTACGACGTTTCGAAGGCGGAGGAGAACGACCTCGGCTGGTCGGGGATCGGCCAGTACACCGACCTGACCAACCCCTATCACATGATGATGCTGATGGGCGCAATCGCGAACGGCGGCGTCCCGGTTCAGCCGTATTTCATCGGCGACATCAAAACCAGCTTCGGCCTTTCCGTGAAGAAGGGCGAGGCCAAGGATGGCGCGCGGATGGTGAAGGAATCGACCGCCGCGGCGCTGAAAGACATGATGCGCTACAACGTGACGAGCGATTACGGGGACAGTATGTTCCCGGGCCTGAAGGTCTGCGCCAAAACCGGAACCGCCGAGGTGGGCAACGGGAAAAAGCCGAACGGCTGGATGGTCGGCTTCTCATCCGACCCGAAAACGCCGTACGCCTTCGCCGTCGTGATCGAGCAGGGGAATTACGGCAGAACCTCCGCCGGAAAAATCGCGAGCGCCATCATGGCGCAGGCCGCAAAGCGCGGCAAATAA
- a CDS encoding HAD family hydrolase yields MYQACIFDLDGTLANTLDSIAYFANAALEECGYPTINTEKYRYLVGNGADVLMRGMLREASPSGFTEDDVFWLRKTYDALYESDPMHFVSGYDGIPKLLSRLRKNGVRLAVLSNKPHNVTEQVVGGLFPPGTFDLCFGQRPNVARKPSPQGALIIARGLHVNPGSCLYIGDTNVDMKTGKAAGMTTVGVLWGFRDRHELEESHADYIVQHPGEIYQIAEQRELA; encoded by the coding sequence ATGTACCAGGCTTGTATTTTCGATTTGGACGGAACTTTGGCCAATACGCTGGATTCCATCGCCTACTTTGCAAACGCCGCGCTGGAAGAATGCGGATACCCGACCATCAATACGGAAAAATACCGCTATCTGGTCGGAAACGGCGCCGACGTCCTGATGCGCGGGATGCTGCGCGAGGCTTCCCCCAGCGGGTTTACCGAGGATGACGTTTTCTGGCTGCGCAAAACATACGACGCGCTGTACGAGAGCGACCCGATGCATTTCGTGTCCGGCTACGACGGGATTCCGAAGCTTCTGAGCAGGCTGCGGAAAAACGGAGTCCGGCTGGCGGTGCTTTCCAATAAGCCGCACAATGTCACCGAACAGGTGGTGGGCGGGCTGTTCCCGCCGGGAACGTTTGACCTGTGCTTCGGCCAAAGGCCGAACGTGGCTCGCAAGCCGTCGCCCCAGGGCGCGCTGATCATCGCGCGCGGGCTGCACGTCAACCCCGGCTCCTGCCTTTACATCGGGGACACGAACGTCGACATGAAGACGGGGAAGGCGGCCGGCATGACCACCGTGGGCGTCCTTTGGGGCTTCCGCGACAGGCATGAGCTGGAAGAGAGCCACGCGGATTATATCGTGCAGCATCCGGGCGAGATTTACCAAATCGCCGAACAGCGGGAACTGGCGTAG
- a CDS encoding Polar amino acid ABC transporter permease: protein MNYQVLLEEMLTATVMSLRIFFFTLIFALPLGMLVALGRMSHHPVIHLPVRFYILIMRGTPLMLQLLFMFYALKPLFGIQLERVMAAQVAFALNYAAYFAEIYRGGLESIPAGQFEAARVLGYTRSQTFFHIVLPQVVKRIIPPMGNEFITLVKDTSLAQVIGVVELLKVTSQWVSSAVDMTPLVIAGVFYLAMNGVVTRAFTAAENRLSYYR, encoded by the coding sequence ATGAACTATCAGGTACTTCTGGAAGAGATGCTCACGGCGACGGTGATGTCGCTCAGAATCTTTTTTTTCACGCTGATTTTTGCGCTTCCGCTCGGGATGCTGGTGGCGCTGGGCAGGATGTCTCACCATCCGGTCATCCACCTTCCGGTGCGGTTTTATATCCTGATCATGCGCGGCACGCCGCTGATGCTTCAGCTGCTGTTCATGTTCTACGCGCTGAAGCCGCTTTTCGGCATCCAGCTGGAGCGGGTCATGGCCGCGCAGGTGGCGTTCGCGCTGAATTACGCGGCGTATTTTGCCGAAATCTACCGCGGCGGGCTGGAATCCATCCCGGCCGGCCAGTTCGAGGCCGCCCGGGTGCTCGGGTATACCCGTTCGCAGACCTTTTTCCATATCGTTCTGCCGCAGGTCGTAAAGAGGATCATACCGCCGATGGGCAACGAGTTCATCACGCTGGTGAAGGATACGTCGCTCGCGCAGGTGATCGGCGTGGTGGAGCTGCTGAAGGTGACCTCGCAGTGGGTCTCCTCGGCGGTCGACATGACGCCGCTCGTGATCGCCGGAGTGTTCTACCTTGCGATGAACGGCGTCGTGACGCGCGCGTTCACCGCGGCGGAAAACCGGCTGAGCTATTACCGTTAA
- a CDS encoding FHA domain-containing protein, with amino-acid sequence MLPELPAIHIQSILSVILFALRILIALLSITVVWRCFVSLRRGRRREDPVMMLEEMSTHAKIPVLYWENSIGRSRSCDIVLPDSTVSRDHAVLMRRESGWLITDTNSKAGTFVNGRKASPTARVMPGDVIAVGSTALMLRRAHEGDFKKRRSLFSFQKRIPAPIGLMTTVFLIQILLAVQACFAGGSFHSAPLIPFGAMAALEWVFYFYSMRILGRVSFELETVAFLLSGIGIMLLSCADMQLAYTQIAAMAAGILLFCVMIPFMGNLDRVTKWRLAIGIAAVILFAVNLVFGVASHGAKNWIQAGPVRIQPSEFIKIAFVFAGASTLDRLQTAKNLTEFIGFSALCIGSLFLMRDFGTGSIFFLTFLIIAFMRSGSVRTIALICSSAALGAFMILKFMPYIADRFSVWRHVWEYADSTGYQQTRVLSYAASGGLFGTGIGNGYLKNVFAGTSDLVFGMICEELGLVVAVTVVMSIMILALYTRLDATRSRSTFYSISSCSAAGMLLFQTCLNVFGATDVLPLTGVTLPFISAGGSSMVAVWGLLAFIKASDERTYAARRRNG; translated from the coding sequence GTGCTTCCGGAGCTGCCTGCCATCCACATTCAGTCCATCCTGTCGGTCATTCTGTTCGCCCTCAGGATCCTGATTGCCCTGCTCTCGATCACGGTCGTATGGAGATGCTTCGTTTCCCTCCGCCGCGGCCGCCGGCGCGAAGACCCGGTCATGATGCTGGAGGAAATGTCCACCCATGCGAAGATCCCGGTGCTGTACTGGGAAAATTCAATCGGCCGAAGCAGAAGCTGCGACATCGTGCTGCCGGACAGCACCGTGAGCCGCGACCACGCGGTGCTGATGCGGCGCGAATCCGGCTGGCTGATCACGGATACCAACTCCAAGGCCGGCACGTTCGTCAACGGGAGGAAAGCCTCCCCCACCGCCCGGGTGATGCCCGGCGACGTCATCGCCGTGGGCTCCACCGCGCTGATGCTGCGGCGCGCGCACGAGGGCGATTTCAAAAAGCGCCGCTCCCTGTTTTCGTTCCAGAAGCGGATCCCCGCGCCGATCGGCCTGATGACGACCGTGTTTTTGATCCAGATTTTGCTGGCGGTGCAGGCCTGCTTTGCGGGCGGCTCGTTCCATTCCGCCCCGCTGATCCCGTTCGGGGCGATGGCCGCTCTGGAATGGGTGTTCTACTTTTATTCGATGAGGATCCTCGGCCGGGTGAGCTTCGAGCTGGAAACGGTCGCCTTTCTGCTCAGCGGGATCGGCATCATGCTGCTGAGCTGCGCGGACATGCAGCTCGCCTATACCCAGATCGCCGCGATGGCGGCCGGAATTCTTTTGTTCTGCGTGATGATCCCGTTTATGGGCAATCTGGACCGCGTGACCAAATGGCGGCTCGCCATCGGCATCGCCGCCGTGATCCTGTTCGCCGTGAACCTGGTGTTCGGCGTCGCTTCCCACGGAGCCAAGAACTGGATTCAGGCCGGCCCGGTCCGGATCCAGCCTTCCGAATTCATCAAGATCGCGTTCGTGTTCGCGGGCGCTTCCACGCTCGACCGCCTTCAGACCGCGAAAAACCTGACGGAATTCATCGGGTTTTCCGCCCTGTGCATCGGCTCGCTTTTTCTGATGCGCGATTTCGGGACGGGCTCCATCTTTTTTCTCACGTTTCTGATTATCGCGTTCATGCGCTCCGGCAGCGTGCGGACCATCGCGCTGATCTGCTCCTCCGCCGCCTTGGGCGCTTTCATGATTCTAAAATTTATGCCCTATATCGCGGACCGCTTCTCCGTCTGGCGCCATGTATGGGAATACGCCGATTCCACCGGATATCAGCAGACGCGCGTGCTTTCCTACGCCGCAAGCGGCGGGCTGTTCGGCACGGGGATCGGGAACGGCTACCTGAAAAACGTGTTCGCCGGGACGAGCGACCTGGTCTTCGGAATGATCTGCGAGGAGCTGGGCCTTGTGGTGGCGGTGACGGTGGTGATGAGCATCATGATCCTGGCGCTTTACACGCGCCTTGACGCCACGCGCAGCCGCTCCACCTTCTATTCCATTTCGTCCTGCTCGGCCGCGGGCATGCTCCTGTTCCAGACCTGCCTGAACGTCTTCGGGGCGACCGACGTGCTGCCGCTCACCGGCGTCACGCTGCCGTTTATCAGCGCGGGCGGCTCCAGCATGGTCGCGGTGTGGGGTCTGCTCGCCTTTATCAAGGCGTCCGACGAAAGGACTTATGCTGCAAGGAGGCGAAACGGATGA
- a CDS encoding ECF transporter S component yields the protein MKKQSATVKMAVTGLMAALVFVGSMLQITIPLSTGATRVHLGNIFCLLAGLLLGGARGGLAAGLGSFFFDLLNPIYLPDSPFTFAFKFLMGFSCGKLARLRGAGAESAKQNLIATAAGQLLYLILYVGKGFLEDTVLMHMELSPALTILVTKLGASSVNAIIAVLVSVPLAFVIRKALHRSHLLGDLD from the coding sequence ATGAAAAAACAATCGGCCACCGTAAAAATGGCCGTCACGGGGCTCATGGCGGCCCTGGTGTTCGTCGGCTCCATGCTGCAGATCACGATCCCGCTCTCCACAGGCGCGACACGGGTCCACCTGGGCAACATTTTCTGCCTGCTCGCGGGCCTTCTGCTGGGCGGGGCGCGGGGCGGCCTGGCGGCGGGGCTTGGCTCGTTTTTCTTCGATCTTCTGAACCCGATCTACCTGCCGGATTCCCCGTTTACGTTCGCGTTCAAGTTCCTGATGGGCTTTTCCTGCGGGAAGCTCGCGCGCCTGCGCGGCGCGGGAGCCGAATCGGCGAAGCAGAACCTGATCGCGACCGCGGCCGGACAGCTTCTTTACCTGATCCTTTACGTCGGCAAGGGCTTTTTGGAGGACACGGTCCTGATGCACATGGAGCTGTCCCCCGCCCTGACGATTCTGGTCACCAAGCTGGGCGCTTCTTCCGTCAACGCGATCATCGCCGTTCTCGTTTCCGTCCCGCTCGCTTTCGTGATCCGGAAGGCGCTGCACCGCAGCCATCTTCTCGGGGATCTGGACTGA